A portion of the Bacillus sp. es.034 genome contains these proteins:
- a CDS encoding galactosyltransferase-related protein, giving the protein MIKLSVLVPYKPDHGPRDEAFRWVKLFYQKYMPFAEICLGHSESKLFSRSQAINDAAKKAKTDLFLIADNDIFYDPNLIIEANAKLKDHAWVIPYMRVYDIKEESTKKLLKTKPSWPLTFPIQSKVRAHTPNGGLTLIPRKHFEVVNGFDERFIGWGGEDDAFAFSVNNICGKQYRMNKEIYHLWHPNNKQQGNPNYQNNYTLLRKYFETKGDIQKLKKLIINRQN; this is encoded by the coding sequence ATGATTAAATTATCCGTTTTAGTTCCTTATAAACCGGATCATGGCCCTAGAGATGAAGCATTCCGATGGGTAAAGCTCTTCTACCAAAAATATATGCCTTTTGCAGAAATATGTCTAGGACACTCTGAATCAAAACTTTTTTCACGTTCCCAGGCAATTAACGATGCTGCAAAAAAAGCCAAGACTGACTTATTTTTAATTGCAGATAATGATATTTTCTATGATCCTAATCTAATCATTGAGGCGAATGCAAAACTTAAAGATCATGCATGGGTTATTCCTTATATGAGAGTTTACGATATCAAGGAAGAGAGTACAAAGAAATTGTTAAAAACAAAACCGAGCTGGCCGCTTACCTTCCCTATTCAAAGCAAAGTACGCGCACACACACCAAATGGAGGACTGACCCTTATTCCACGCAAACACTTCGAAGTAGTGAATGGATTTGACGAAAGATTCATTGGCTGGGGCGGGGAAGACGATGCGTTTGCCTTTTCTGTTAACAATATATGTGGAAAACAATACAGAATGAATAAAGAAATCTATCATTTATGGCATCCTAATAATAAACAACAGGGCAATCCGAATTACCAAAATAACTATACACTGCTTCGCAAATATTTTGAGACAAAAGGAGATATTCAAAAATTAAAGAAGCTGATTATAAATCGTCAAAATTAG
- a CDS encoding nucleotide sugar dehydrogenase: MPGINKKAAIIGLGYVGIPLVELFIKGGWEVYGIDVDATKIENLLNHKSYLSDYKDEEVEAFFSAELFYPGTSFEVIKSVNTVIICVPTPLTPDHQPDLSHLKSALAGCLPYLQKDQLMILESSTYPGTTEEVICPEIEACGFTLGKDYYAAYSPERIDPGNNLYKLHQIPKIVGGMTKECTVRAYEVYGSIFDSVVPVSSPKAAEMCKLIENSQRLINISFMNELLHLCEKLDLNLWEVIEAAGTKPFGFTPYFPGPGIGGHCIPVDPMYLVWKSEQYHLNLSLIKEAFKINEAMPHYVISKIERHISGGSLKGKSILVIGAAYKMNINDARESSALKIIKFLMDRGAVVQYHDPYIPRIKVNDHILHTVDLTEDNLAADLTLIHTNHSSLDYKKIVEYSKLVLDTRNVVDSKDHKVITL; encoded by the coding sequence ATGCCGGGAATTAACAAGAAAGCGGCCATTATAGGATTGGGCTATGTCGGGATTCCGCTTGTTGAATTGTTTATAAAAGGTGGGTGGGAAGTATACGGCATAGATGTCGATGCAACAAAGATAGAGAACCTGTTAAACCATAAAAGCTATCTCAGTGATTATAAAGATGAAGAAGTTGAAGCGTTTTTTTCAGCGGAGCTCTTTTACCCAGGAACTTCTTTTGAGGTGATCAAGAGTGTGAATACGGTGATTATATGCGTACCTACGCCTTTAACTCCTGACCATCAGCCGGATCTTAGCCATCTCAAAAGTGCACTGGCGGGTTGTCTTCCTTACCTTCAAAAGGATCAGCTCATGATATTAGAAAGCTCCACCTATCCGGGGACTACAGAAGAAGTGATATGTCCTGAAATTGAAGCTTGCGGTTTCACCCTTGGGAAAGATTATTATGCAGCCTACTCCCCGGAAAGGATTGATCCCGGTAACAACCTGTACAAGCTACATCAGATTCCCAAAATAGTGGGAGGAATGACAAAGGAATGTACCGTAAGGGCATATGAAGTATATGGGTCTATATTTGACAGTGTGGTTCCGGTTTCATCCCCAAAGGCAGCCGAGATGTGCAAGCTTATCGAAAACTCCCAAAGGCTTATCAATATTTCGTTCATGAATGAACTTCTCCACCTATGCGAGAAACTAGACCTGAATCTCTGGGAAGTCATCGAGGCAGCAGGGACAAAACCGTTCGGCTTTACACCTTACTTTCCCGGACCAGGCATAGGAGGGCACTGTATACCAGTCGATCCCATGTATCTTGTTTGGAAGTCAGAACAATATCATCTGAACCTCTCCCTTATTAAAGAAGCCTTTAAAATAAACGAAGCCATGCCGCATTATGTGATAAGTAAAATTGAAAGACATATCAGCGGTGGATCATTGAAGGGGAAGAGTATATTAGTAATCGGTGCAGCTTATAAGATGAATATAAATGATGCACGGGAATCATCCGCCCTCAAGATTATAAAATTCCTGATGGATAGGGGAGCCGTTGTTCAGTACCACGACCCTTATATCCCCCGCATCAAGGTAAATGACCATATCCTCCATACTGTCGACCTTACAGAAGACAACCTTGCCGCCGATCTAACCCTCATCCATACCAATCATTCTTCCCTTGATTATAAAAAAATCGTAGAATACTCAAAACTCGTTCTAGATACACGTAATGTAGTAGATTCAAAAGATCACAAAGTCATAACATTGTAG
- a CDS encoding glycosyltransferase codes for MRSKTPKVSIIFPVRNEGKNVRMTLDSLFSVKSNIEIEAIIVDDASTDQCCSFLTNYQYQNKVTYVRTDGIGPANARNLGAEKAQYQYLAFCDAHMTFENFWIDRLVNHIIMGKSDAVCPAIGSIADPTIKGYGQSLTPSLKIKWHQKRRFFFETPVLPGACIIISRRVFNEIGGFETGFSTWGHEDVEISLKLWLFGYKCHCDPQISVLHLFRTSHPYNVNFDGVYYNLLRMAYLHFDDKRIKKAKSLVIHGSASAIEKKVIKDGVLRKRALYIRKRKMDIEDLFKKFNIYF; via the coding sequence ATGAGAAGCAAGACTCCAAAAGTATCTATCATTTTTCCTGTGCGAAACGAAGGGAAAAATGTAAGAATGACTCTAGACTCTTTGTTTAGTGTTAAGAGCAACATCGAAATAGAAGCGATCATCGTGGATGATGCTTCGACGGATCAATGCTGCAGCTTTCTTACAAACTACCAATACCAGAACAAAGTGACTTATGTACGCACCGATGGGATTGGGCCGGCTAATGCCAGAAACCTGGGAGCTGAGAAAGCTCAGTATCAATATTTAGCGTTCTGTGACGCTCATATGACCTTTGAAAATTTTTGGATCGATCGTTTGGTGAATCATATCATTATGGGGAAAAGCGACGCCGTCTGCCCTGCAATCGGATCTATCGCCGACCCGACCATTAAGGGATATGGCCAATCTCTTACTCCTTCACTTAAAATCAAATGGCATCAGAAACGTAGATTTTTCTTTGAAACTCCCGTCTTACCAGGTGCCTGTATCATCATCTCTCGGAGGGTGTTCAACGAAATCGGAGGATTTGAAACAGGCTTTTCAACCTGGGGCCATGAAGATGTGGAGATATCCCTCAAGCTATGGCTATTTGGATATAAATGTCACTGTGATCCACAAATTTCAGTTCTCCATTTATTTAGAACAAGTCATCCATATAATGTGAATTTTGATGGAGTCTATTATAACTTACTAAGAATGGCTTATCTTCATTTTGATGATAAGAGAATTAAAAAAGCCAAATCATTGGTTATTCATGGCTCAGCAAGTGCAATTGAAAAAAAAGTGATCAAAGACGGTGTATTACGGAAAAGAGCTCTATATATAAGAAAAAGAAAAATGGACATTGAAGATTTGTTTAAGAAGTTCAACATATACTTTTAG
- a CDS encoding M67 family metallopeptidase, whose product MDVTPKESVILSNRIYTRIMLEVKKDLPNESCGLISGKENRCLTVWPMKNIEPTPYSFAMDPNEQDQVRSHMLRKNQSFVGIYHSHPLGRPVPSKDDVSFSLYPNVYYFIASVGGREEELRCYKINKGKVKHVDIIIQ is encoded by the coding sequence GTGGATGTAACGCCTAAAGAATCGGTCATACTTTCCAACCGTATCTATACCAGGATCATGTTGGAAGTCAAAAAAGATCTTCCAAATGAATCATGTGGACTGATCTCCGGGAAAGAAAACAGGTGTTTAACCGTTTGGCCCATGAAGAATATAGAACCTACACCGTACTCTTTCGCAATGGACCCAAATGAACAGGATCAGGTCAGATCACATATGCTTAGGAAAAATCAATCCTTTGTCGGGATATATCATTCCCACCCACTTGGCAGACCTGTACCTTCGAAGGATGATGTTTCATTTTCTCTTTACCCTAATGTTTATTATTTCATTGCATCCGTTGGGGGAAGAGAGGAGGAGCTGCGCTGCTACAAGATTAATAAAGGAAAGGTAAAACATGTAGATATAATTATTCAATGA
- a CDS encoding NAD-dependent epimerase/dehydratase family protein: MKAIVTGGAGFIGSHLVDALISRGLSVHVIDNLSSGKAKFLNPLAKFYEMDISSSEAYNLILTEKPDFIFHMAAQADVSQSTLSPVNDMLTNAGGTLNLLEACRHFPIKNFIFSSTSAVYGNVNSDLIDETHQPSPISFYGLSKLTAENYIKLYFDTFQVPFTILRYGNVYGPRQTSKGEGGVIAVFLEKLLKNEQLKINGDGLQTRDYIYVQDVVEANIAAAIKEQPMTIQISTGKRTSILQLIELLDNYHSSNILSFHTTDRQGDIKHSCLDNSLAKRLLTWEPHYSIEKGLKETYLSYPF; this comes from the coding sequence TTGAAAGCAATCGTAACAGGAGGAGCTGGGTTTATCGGCTCTCATTTAGTAGATGCATTAATCTCAAGAGGATTAAGTGTACATGTTATCGATAACTTAAGCAGTGGTAAAGCAAAGTTTCTAAATCCATTAGCTAAATTCTATGAAATGGATATTTCTTCATCTGAAGCATACAACCTTATCCTTACAGAGAAGCCGGATTTTATATTTCATATGGCTGCTCAGGCAGATGTTTCACAATCCACACTCTCTCCAGTCAATGATATGCTTACCAATGCAGGGGGAACACTAAACTTATTGGAAGCATGTAGGCACTTCCCCATAAAAAATTTTATATTTTCCTCTACTTCCGCGGTTTACGGAAATGTAAACAGTGATTTGATTGATGAGACTCACCAGCCTTCTCCCATCTCTTTCTATGGTTTGTCGAAACTAACGGCGGAAAACTATATAAAATTATATTTCGATACATTTCAAGTACCCTTCACCATCCTCCGATATGGCAATGTCTATGGACCCAGACAAACATCTAAAGGAGAAGGAGGTGTCATAGCTGTATTTCTTGAGAAACTTCTGAAGAATGAACAGTTAAAAATCAATGGTGATGGATTGCAAACCCGTGATTATATTTATGTACAAGATGTGGTTGAGGCAAATATTGCTGCAGCTATAAAGGAACAACCTATGACTATTCAGATCAGTACCGGGAAAAGGACGTCCATTCTTCAATTGATTGAATTATTAGATAACTATCATTCAAGTAACATCCTATCCTTCCACACAACAGATCGACAGGGAGATATAAAGCATAGTTGTTTAGATAACAGCCTTGCCAAACGTTTATTAACTTGGGAACCCCATTATTCAATTGAAAAAGGGTTAAAGGAAACTTATTTATCCTATCCATTTTAA
- a CDS encoding 2-oxoacid:ferredoxin oxidoreductase subunit beta yields the protein MATFKDFRNNVKPNWCPGCGDFSVQAAIQRASANVGLDPEQLAVVSGIGCSGRISGYINSYGFHGIHGRSLPIAQGLKMANKDLTVIASGGDGDGFAIGLGHTIHAIRRNVDVTYIVMDNQIYGLTKGQTSPRSSAGFKTKSTPQGSIEQALAPMEMALSAGATFVAQSFSSDLKELTALIEAGLNHKGFSLINVFSPCVTYNKINTYDWFKENLTKLADVEGYDPSNREQAMNTLMEKDGLVTGLIYQNKEQPSYQDLVSGYSEEPLSTHDLRLDESKFDELVKEFM from the coding sequence ATGGCTACCTTCAAAGATTTCAGGAATAATGTGAAACCAAACTGGTGTCCTGGATGTGGGGACTTCTCGGTACAGGCTGCCATCCAACGGGCTTCTGCCAATGTGGGTCTGGATCCGGAACAGTTAGCGGTCGTTTCAGGAATCGGATGTTCAGGACGTATATCCGGATACATCAATTCTTATGGCTTTCACGGAATCCATGGGCGGTCACTTCCAATTGCCCAGGGATTGAAGATGGCCAATAAAGACTTGACCGTCATCGCTTCAGGCGGGGATGGGGATGGATTCGCCATCGGTCTTGGACATACGATCCATGCCATTCGCCGGAATGTGGATGTCACTTACATTGTAATGGACAATCAAATTTATGGATTAACAAAAGGACAAACATCTCCACGTTCGTCCGCAGGGTTCAAAACCAAGTCTACGCCTCAGGGATCGATCGAACAGGCCCTTGCCCCGATGGAAATGGCCCTTTCGGCAGGAGCAACCTTTGTCGCTCAAAGCTTCTCTTCTGACTTGAAAGAACTGACGGCATTGATCGAAGCGGGACTTAACCATAAAGGGTTCTCCCTGATCAATGTGTTCAGCCCTTGTGTCACATATAATAAAATCAATACGTACGATTGGTTCAAAGAGAATCTTACAAAGCTCGCTGATGTGGAAGGTTATGACCCGTCGAACCGGGAGCAGGCCATGAATACACTCATGGAGAAGGATGGCCTTGTGACAGGATTGATTTATCAAAATAAAGAACAGCCATCTTATCAGGATCTTGTGTCAGGTTATTCCGAAGAGCCTCTCAGTACTCATGATTTACGATTAGATGAAAGTAAATTTGATGAATTAGTAAAAGAATTTATGTAA
- a CDS encoding glycosyltransferase has product MLISNDFSQWLHTERYGLQKELSSITDLEVWHSSGNIHSILKNIRFVPDFILIYLYGSINCPKISGLETLKLPFGVYVEDVHSLDKFNYHVTVNNIKHIFNCYRDAFIRVHPKLVNRMIWMPHHIDLNLFKDMNQPKSIPMLMMGATKKSIYPLRHDILTSLSNHPQFVYHPHPGYRNISNRENLFIRERYVQEVNKAKLFFTCDSIYKYPVKKYFEVLGCNTLLLASDSKELRDLGFIPGENFVAINQNDFLKKAKYYLYNKSERQRISTNGYNMVRNKHSTQIRAKELTIAIKRIIT; this is encoded by the coding sequence TTGTTGATTAGTAATGATTTCAGCCAGTGGCTCCATACAGAACGTTATGGTCTTCAAAAAGAATTATCTTCTATCACAGATTTAGAGGTTTGGCATAGTTCTGGAAATATTCACTCCATTCTCAAAAATATAAGGTTTGTTCCTGACTTTATCTTGATCTATCTTTATGGGTCAATCAATTGCCCGAAAATTTCCGGATTAGAGACATTAAAGTTACCATTCGGAGTATATGTAGAGGATGTTCACAGCCTCGACAAATTCAACTATCATGTAACCGTAAATAATATCAAACATATTTTCAATTGTTATCGGGATGCATTTATCAGGGTTCATCCAAAACTTGTAAATAGAATGATTTGGATGCCGCACCATATTGACCTAAATCTATTTAAAGATATGAACCAGCCAAAAAGCATACCGATGTTGATGATGGGAGCTACAAAAAAAAGTATTTATCCCCTACGGCATGATATATTAACATCATTGTCAAATCACCCTCAATTTGTCTACCATCCTCACCCTGGTTATCGAAACATATCTAATCGCGAAAATCTTTTTATAAGAGAAAGATATGTGCAGGAAGTCAACAAGGCCAAGCTATTTTTCACTTGTGATTCGATATATAAGTACCCTGTAAAAAAATATTTTGAAGTTCTGGGATGTAATACACTCTTATTAGCATCTGATTCCAAGGAACTTCGGGACCTCGGCTTCATTCCAGGAGAAAATTTCGTTGCAATAAATCAAAATGATTTCTTAAAAAAGGCTAAATACTATCTATACAATAAATCAGAAAGACAAAGAATAAGCACCAATGGCTATAATATGGTTCGAAATAAACATTCTACCCAAATCCGAGCTAAAGAACTTACGATAGCCATAAAAAGAATAATCACCTGA
- the spoVS gene encoding stage V sporulation protein SpoVS has product MEILKVSAKSNPNSVAGALAGVLRERGGAEIQAIGAGALNQAVKAVAIARGFVAPSGLDLICIPAFTDILIDGEERTAIKLIVEPR; this is encoded by the coding sequence ATGGAAATATTAAAAGTTTCAGCAAAATCTAATCCTAATTCTGTAGCTGGTGCACTCGCCGGTGTTCTTCGTGAGAGAGGAGGAGCTGAAATACAAGCAATCGGTGCAGGAGCTTTAAATCAAGCCGTCAAGGCTGTCGCCATTGCAAGAGGCTTTGTGGCTCCCAGTGGTTTAGATTTAATATGTATCCCGGCATTTACGGATATTCTGATCGATGGAGAAGAACGTACGGCGATAAAGTTAATTGTGGAACCAAGATAA
- a CDS encoding TIGR00282 family metallophosphoesterase produces the protein MKILFVGDVVGSMGREMITEYLPKLKKKHSPDFTIVNGENAASGRGITEKIYKQFLQDGANMVTLGNHTWDNKDIFNFIDSSKQMVRPANFPEGTPGSGLVFAEVYGKEVAVINAQGRTFMPPLDDPFKALDELVDEAKKRTSVIFVDFHAEATSEKQAVGWFLDGRVSAVIGTHTHVQTADNRILPNGTAFMCDVGMTGPYDEVLGMSKDSVLRRFQTSLPVRFEVPKAGRKILSACLIDIDQKSGKAKKIERILINEDHPFMAEY, from the coding sequence ATGAAAATATTATTTGTTGGAGACGTAGTCGGTTCAATGGGCCGTGAAATGATTACAGAATACCTGCCTAAGTTAAAGAAAAAGCATTCACCGGATTTTACAATCGTAAATGGGGAGAATGCTGCATCAGGTAGAGGGATTACTGAGAAAATATATAAACAATTCTTACAAGATGGTGCCAATATGGTCACCCTGGGAAATCACACATGGGACAATAAGGATATCTTTAATTTTATCGATTCATCCAAACAAATGGTGAGGCCTGCTAATTTCCCTGAAGGAACGCCGGGGAGCGGCTTAGTGTTTGCGGAAGTGTACGGTAAAGAGGTTGCGGTTATCAACGCTCAAGGAAGGACGTTTATGCCTCCACTCGATGATCCATTTAAAGCTCTTGATGAGCTTGTTGATGAGGCCAAAAAGAGGACCTCCGTCATATTCGTTGATTTTCATGCAGAGGCAACAAGTGAGAAACAGGCTGTAGGCTGGTTTCTGGATGGCCGAGTGTCTGCAGTGATTGGAACGCACACTCATGTTCAAACGGCGGACAACCGGATTCTTCCAAATGGGACTGCCTTTATGTGTGACGTTGGTATGACGGGACCATACGATGAGGTACTGGGAATGAGTAAGGATTCCGTTCTAAGGAGATTCCAGACGAGTTTACCTGTTCGTTTTGAAGTACCGAAGGCCGGACGTAAAATCCTGAGTGCGTGTTTAATCGACATTGATCAAAAGTCAGGGAAAGCGAAAAAAATCGAGCGCATATTGATTAACGAAGACCATCCATTTATGGCAGAATATTAA
- a CDS encoding dipeptidase — MIFDAHCDVLMKLYLEPGSGAFQSKGSLHITYPQLIQSSSKLQLFAIYIPSYLKPGQRFQVALEMVNLFHNQILKPNPRLKFVTSRKDIERLSEGEIGAMLTLEGVEAVEEDLTKLEILYRLGVRSVGLTWNWANAAADGALEPRGGGLTNFGEDIVSFLNEKRLWTDVSHLCEKAFWDVMELAEYPVASHSNAYSICPNPRNLKNDQIEALIKKDSVMGITFVPPFLNKKGTAEISDVVRHIEHVCSIGGEDHIGFGSDFDGITETVQGLSSYIQYENLINTLQRYYSEKQVRKFLFQNFFKRLPD, encoded by the coding sequence ATGATATTTGATGCACACTGTGATGTGTTGATGAAGCTATATTTAGAGCCGGGGAGTGGGGCCTTTCAATCGAAGGGTTCCTTACATATTACATATCCTCAACTCATTCAAAGCAGCAGTAAATTACAGTTATTCGCAATCTATATCCCATCCTACCTGAAGCCGGGTCAACGATTTCAAGTAGCACTTGAAATGGTGAATCTGTTTCATAATCAGATTCTCAAGCCAAACCCCAGGCTGAAATTTGTCACATCTAGAAAGGATATAGAACGTCTTTCAGAAGGTGAAATAGGGGCAATGCTGACACTGGAAGGTGTAGAAGCAGTGGAGGAAGATCTTACGAAGCTCGAAATCCTTTACAGACTGGGAGTCCGGTCGGTCGGTTTGACGTGGAATTGGGCCAATGCAGCAGCAGATGGCGCCCTTGAACCGAGAGGGGGCGGGTTGACCAACTTTGGGGAAGACATCGTCTCTTTCTTAAATGAGAAGAGACTTTGGACAGATGTATCCCATCTATGTGAAAAAGCATTCTGGGATGTGATGGAGTTAGCTGAATATCCGGTAGCATCCCACTCAAATGCATACTCAATCTGTCCCAACCCACGAAACTTAAAAAATGATCAAATTGAGGCACTCATCAAGAAGGACAGCGTAATGGGCATCACCTTTGTCCCACCATTTTTAAACAAGAAAGGGACAGCGGAGATTTCCGACGTAGTCCGCCATATCGAACATGTATGCAGTATCGGAGGTGAGGATCATATTGGATTTGGCTCCGATTTCGACGGTATAACCGAAACCGTCCAAGGTCTATCCTCATACATTCAGTATGAAAACTTAATCAACACCCTCCAACGATACTACAGTGAAAAACAAGTGAGGAAATTCTTATTCCAGAACTTCTTTAAGAGACTGCCTGATTGA
- a CDS encoding 2-oxoacid:acceptor oxidoreductase subunit alpha — MKEQLSWKVGGQQGEGIESTGEIFSMALNRLGYFLYGYRHFSSRIKGGHTNNKIRVSTTQVRAIADDLDILVAFDQETIDVNYKELHSDGVIIADAKFKPVKPEDTDASLYIVPFTELATELGTSLMKNMVAVGATCAVLNLDPIVFKEVVEEIFGRKGETVVEKNMEAIKQGFAAMESELGDKVGSLQLKEADGNKRMFMIGNDAIALGALAGGVRLMAAYPITPASEIMEYLIKKLPMVGGTVIQTEDEIAAATMAIGANYGGIRSFTASAGPGLSLMMEAIGLSGMTEQPLVVVDTQRGGPSTGLPTKQEQSDLMAMIYGTHGEIPKIVLAPSTVQEAFYDTVEAFNLAEEYQCPVIILSDLQLSLGKQTVEPLDYSKVEIRRGKLAANESELEELEPKKYYKRFEVTEDGVSPRVIPGMKNGIHHVTGVEHDETGKPSESPVNRQAQMDKRMRKLEKINFQNPINTHAPHEEADLLLVGFNSTRGVIEESMARLEADGLKVNHAHIRLIHPFPSDELEPLMQTAKKVVVIENNATGQLANIIKMNVGYGNKIVKMTKYDGTPYLPNEIHSRCKELN, encoded by the coding sequence ATGAAGGAACAGCTTTCATGGAAAGTTGGCGGACAGCAAGGTGAAGGTATTGAGAGTACAGGTGAAATCTTTTCCATGGCCCTCAATCGCCTTGGGTATTTCTTATATGGTTACCGCCATTTCTCCTCCCGTATTAAAGGGGGACATACAAACAATAAGATTCGTGTAAGCACCACACAAGTACGTGCGATTGCGGACGATTTAGATATTTTGGTAGCTTTTGACCAGGAAACGATTGATGTGAATTACAAGGAATTACATAGCGATGGCGTAATTATAGCCGATGCAAAGTTCAAACCTGTGAAACCTGAAGATACTGATGCTTCCCTTTACATTGTTCCCTTCACTGAATTAGCGACTGAGCTCGGGACTTCCCTTATGAAGAACATGGTGGCAGTTGGGGCTACCTGTGCCGTTCTCAATCTGGATCCAATTGTTTTCAAGGAAGTAGTGGAGGAAATCTTTGGACGTAAAGGTGAAACGGTCGTTGAGAAAAATATGGAAGCGATTAAGCAGGGATTCGCGGCCATGGAATCAGAACTCGGTGACAAGGTCGGTTCCCTGCAACTGAAAGAAGCAGACGGGAATAAACGTATGTTTATGATCGGAAACGACGCCATAGCACTGGGTGCACTCGCAGGAGGCGTTCGATTGATGGCGGCTTATCCGATTACGCCGGCATCTGAAATCATGGAGTATCTCATCAAGAAGCTGCCGATGGTCGGTGGGACCGTCATCCAAACGGAGGATGAGATCGCAGCTGCCACTATGGCAATCGGGGCGAACTACGGAGGGATCCGTTCCTTCACGGCTTCAGCAGGACCAGGGCTCTCACTTATGATGGAAGCGATCGGGCTATCCGGAATGACAGAACAGCCGCTTGTCGTGGTTGATACGCAGCGTGGGGGACCATCTACAGGGTTGCCTACGAAACAGGAACAATCCGATTTAATGGCGATGATTTACGGTACTCACGGTGAAATTCCTAAAATCGTCCTGGCCCCAAGTACAGTTCAGGAAGCGTTTTATGATACAGTGGAAGCTTTTAATCTGGCGGAAGAGTACCAATGCCCGGTCATCATTCTTTCGGATCTGCAACTTTCTTTAGGTAAACAAACGGTGGAACCACTTGATTACAGTAAAGTGGAAATTCGCAGAGGGAAGCTTGCAGCTAATGAATCTGAATTAGAAGAATTAGAACCAAAGAAATATTATAAGCGCTTTGAAGTGACTGAAGACGGAGTATCACCCCGCGTCATCCCCGGGATGAAAAATGGGATCCATCATGTTACAGGCGTTGAGCACGATGAAACCGGAAAGCCATCCGAATCTCCTGTGAATAGACAGGCACAGATGGATAAACGTATGCGCAAACTTGAGAAAATCAATTTCCAGAATCCGATAAACACACACGCCCCTCATGAAGAGGCTGATTTGTTATTAGTAGGCTTCAACTCTACACGCGGGGTAATTGAAGAATCGATGGCTCGTTTGGAAGCCGATGGATTGAAAGTGAATCATGCTCATATCCGTTTGATCCATCCTTTTCCGTCCGATGAATTGGAGCCACTTATGCAAACAGCTAAGAAAGTGGTCGTGATTGAAAATAACGCTACCGGACAATTAGCCAACATTATCAAAATGAATGTAGGATACGGGAATAAAATCGTTAAAATGACAAAGTATGATGGAACACCATACTTACCAAATGAAATTCATTCAAGATGTAAGGAGTTGAACTGA
- a CDS encoding polysaccharide pyruvyl transferase family protein — translation MPITNDFSNFNSGLNTSRNKLLSSLKGSPDITFIYGPGNTGDHLIWEGAYQLLDKVSYKKVSRDKLSNLEGSTAILTGGGGWCSAFHSWPNYLKEIEERFDRIIIFPSSFDTSLKEVRNTLSKTKALVFAREMKSYQMIKDICNADYAYDTAFFYDFEPYKQPGKGILYAYREDRERKNYPIPKNNNDLSVTCKSLPQWLHTISSYNTIYTDRAHVTIASAMLGKKVYYRGSNYHKVPGIVEFSLKGFPVTFKEHWGM, via the coding sequence ATGCCGATTACAAATGATTTTTCAAATTTTAATAGCGGGTTAAATACAAGCCGCAATAAATTACTTTCTTCACTAAAAGGTTCCCCTGATATTACATTTATTTATGGACCTGGAAATACTGGAGATCATTTAATTTGGGAAGGTGCTTACCAGCTATTGGATAAAGTGAGTTATAAAAAAGTTTCAAGAGACAAGTTATCTAACTTGGAGGGCAGTACGGCCATTCTTACTGGAGGCGGTGGATGGTGCTCAGCATTTCATTCCTGGCCAAACTACCTTAAAGAGATAGAAGAAAGATTTGATCGAATAATAATCTTTCCCTCCTCTTTCGACACATCGTTAAAGGAGGTTAGAAATACACTATCTAAAACCAAAGCACTTGTATTTGCCAGAGAAATGAAGTCTTATCAAATGATCAAAGATATTTGCAACGCAGACTATGCATATGACACTGCTTTTTTTTATGATTTCGAACCTTATAAACAACCCGGCAAAGGAATTCTATATGCATATAGAGAAGATCGAGAGAGAAAGAATTATCCAATCCCTAAAAACAATAATGACCTTTCAGTAACATGTAAAAGCCTACCACAATGGCTCCATACAATTTCATCTTATAACACCATTTATACCGATAGGGCGCATGTTACAATCGCTTCAGCCATGTTGGGAAAAAAAGTTTATTATCGTGGTTCTAATTACCACAAGGTTCCGGGCATTGTAGAATTCTCCTTAAAAGGATTTCCTGTTACCTTTAAAGAACATTGGGGGATGTAA